The nucleotide sequence GTACCCACTATGAGCTTATGACCGTCCTTAACGGCCTGGTGACGGCGGTAGCCACGCAAGGCGGCGTGAGCAATCCTGGTCATGGTGAGTATGTGCTCGCTTTGGGGACCATCGGGGCAGGTTTGCGAGAAGTGCGTCAGAATAAGCTTGCGCGCACGAATACTCGACGCAAATTCGCCCGCCTGGAGACATGTCGAGTGGCCATTGAAACGTGCATAGGCGTTGTAGAGCTGCTCCCATTCTAGGCGGCTGTAATTGCCTTGCTCTAGCACAGGCAACTGCAACCCCATAACATCGGACCAGTATTGAAAAATAAGCGGCGCCATACGATCTATGGACTCGCTGGCTTTCGAATTATCCGCCTCCCCAGTGGCATCGATCTTGCGATCTACCTGAATCCCGTTTTCTCGCAGTAGCTGAGACGCCATGGCACGCATATTCCTTTGCATCACCCGACTCTTTGGTTGGTCTTTACCGGCCAGGGAAACTCCGGTGAGTTCATTGATAAGAGCGACAAGACGCACCACGTTACCCACAATCTTCGCAGCGACTTGTGTCTCGGTGTACAACTTGAGTTCTCCAATAAGCTTTCTAACCATGGTTGTCCAACTGGGCTTACGCTTTTCCTGGAGGTCATTGTCGTTGTCTGCAGTGGAATTCGTGCCACCAGCTGCGGGCTGCGATGCAGGGTTATCTTCCGGCGCTTCATCTGGGTGGTTCAGCGCCTCATCAAGCGTTTCCTGGCGCTGTATAACATCGCGCAATGCGCGAATCTTGCGATTGTAGTAGTAGTGTATATTACTTAATGTGCTGTGGCACATTTGAAACTTCATTTCTTCTGTTTGCAATAGCTGATCCAGCATTCGCATGGTTGTTCGTTTCATCGGATCAGATGACACATGCCTGGTTAGGCGCAGCAACATTTCTGAACCAGCGTTGGTTGGCATGTTGATGGTGGATTCATGGATTAACACGTCTGCGTCCATGGCTAAtggctgcagcagccggcTGTCCGCCGTGTCCTGACATATGACAAATTTGCGCGGCAACCTTGATTGGCTCGTGTGCACCGACGCCTTGCTACACTTATCATCATCTCCGGATTCTGCGGACACCACCACTGGTTCGGGAGACCCCACGGTACAATAACGTTGTCCCACCATCTTTTCCTGGACGACGTAACCCACAGTGTTGATGGTGTGGACCAGGGGCGCAGCCTTAACAACGCACGTGTCATCCTCATGGGCAACGTAATGCATATTATCGTCAGGGTAGAGATAGTTTATCTTGAACGATTTCTCTGAATTCTCTCGCTCATTGCGTGCACTCGCTTCATTTCCAGGAGCAACAAGTTCGTGCACGACTAATGACCGTAACTGTTGAGATTTTGAAGTCGATGAAAGTACGTTTGCGATAAATTGAGCGGTGCCCGAAGGACCGTACACTTCAATCGGGGTAGCACCTGGAACTGAACTGAGGAACGAGAATAATCCAAAGGAGTGGTCGCCATGCAAGTGAGTGAGGAAGATTTTTCGTACACGCCTGTCGCTGTATCCTGTAGCGTAGAGGCGTATTATGGACCCTTCTCCGCAGTCAAACAACCACAGGTGCTCCACGCCAGAGCGTGCGAACACTATGGAAGATGTTACACGCGTTTTGGATGCCTTCCTAGAACCCGAGCCTAGGAATGTCAGCTTCCAGGTGCCACCCCCCGGTGGGGCAAGTGGCTGGCAATCCTGAGGCCACGAGTCGCCATCAGGTACGTGGATGTATGACTTTGTCATTTCATAGTACTTGAACAAACCGAACTCATTAAAGGTAAAGTATACTCCGTCGTGCCGCAATATTTGTGAAGCAATCCACTTGAATACCGACTTCGTGATCGATAGTGCCCCCACAAGCCGCTCAGCGGGCTTCAAAGGGAGCACAaaatccaccgccgccactgcAGTGTTCACCAACCAGTCTTTAATCGCATGAAGGACTTTTGATCTGCGTTCGCTCTCGTGTTTGTGGTATCTGTCCACGAGTTCGTCAAGCAACAAAAGGAATTCGTCAACGTCAAGGGGGTGCTGCATACCCAGCGATTTCGTCAATCTAGTGAGCGCATTGCTCAAGATCGGAGGCCACGTGTTAAGGCTTTCCTTAGATCGTCTCATCTGTTCGGAAAGGTAGCGCCTGAATCCCATGTCCAAAGACTTGTACTTGCCGAGTTTGAGGCTATAAAACTCTTTGATGCCGTCAGGGGATACCGCTGCCGCTTCCCAAGCATCCCACTTCAGGTCTGCAATAAAAGACTGTAACTCATCATACAGGCCTGCATTATCTGTTCGCATGACGGGGCCAACGGACTCAAACAGGCGTACCAGCTGGGAATATAGCGCCTCCTTATGGGAATTGCCTTGCTTCCGTGAGCTTTCCTGTTGTCCTGACACATTTTCATCTCCTGCATTCCCTGGCTTCGCCAAATGGTGTGCATCGGCACTCTTATGCTTGGTAGCCGCATGCCCCGGGTCTACCGCTGTGAAGTTCTCACGTAGGCCCTTGGAGTACATTACTGTAACCTCGTCGACGCTATTTGGTTGTTCACTTGCCGCGTCATCCCAACCCGATTGGCGGCGAGCCTGCGTCTTTGCAGCAGCCCTAATTTCTGTTGACGCAACTCTGGAGTTATCGTCACCCACTGGCCTGACGCCGTGCCTCCTCGGATGGGACGTTTGCTTGGCACCACCATTGTCTGACACCTTAGGCGTAGGTAAAATCTTGTCGTGCCCACCGTCACCAAACAAAAGAAATCGGTCGCCGCCTAGAATGTCATTAGTATTGCTGTTAACGCTCGATCGCCGCCTACCGTAGCTGCGGCTATTCCAACTACCACTTTGGTGTAATACTGGACTATGTAGCGTCCTGGTAAGCTGTCTTTCACCTTTATGCGACTTGAATCCCCACTCTGCCACGAACCCAGTTACCAGGGTTCCTACCGCCGGCGGAGGTGCGATAGCTGAAACTGCGGTCCACGCTGCTGCCACTAGACACGCACATATTACCATTATGCGACATGCTCCCCTACATTAGGCGTGCATCAGCATCATAGCAGGGTCATATGGGTTCAGCAGATTCTACCGAGGAGGTCGATGTACCTTCAGTGGTTCAATTCACCGCCAAGTTTACATCATGTCATCCTTGGCTATCACATAAACCTACAATAACGCAGATGTGTACACCTGTACGAAGGAATTGACTACAGTGATAACCCCGGTAGTAAATGCCATCGCGCCATACGGACCACCGTTAACGACGCTAGTGATTACAAAAGCCATTAGACATTATGTTTAACTGCAAAATGATACACTGCGAGTCCTATCACGCAACAAAGCACTTGGATTCCGAGGCAAAGGACAGACAAATCGCGCTCTGCCATGGGGCCGAGAAGCTGCGCTACCATTATACTCGAAGATTCCACGTGTGCTCACCCATAGTAGCGCGTTGAGGAGTGTGTAGTTATTGGAGTATTCCAAGAGCTCAGTTGAGGGGTTGAAACTACGCGATTATGTCGACATCCGGCACATAACTTACCACGGGGTCCTGAAACGCGGACAGTGCTTGATTCCGATAAGCTACACAGATGTGTATCGCTTGCAGCCATTTATAACACACCTGAGGTATAGACAATACAAAATTAGCTATCTGCGGGAGGAAGAGGAGCAACATAAGCGCAGAAGTCCCGCACAACAACGCGTTTGCGGCCAACAACGCCCCCTGAACTTTATTTGGGAAAGATTCCTGGGTAATTACCGCCATTGAAGTGTATATGTTTCCTACGAATATGGATGCCGGGTACCAGTTGTAACACAGCAGTCCTGCGCTCACCGCGAGGAACGGCAGTGTTAGCTTTAGCGACACCAGGTGCCTCTCCAGCGATGCGGCAGCTTCCAGTCCATTATGCGCACCAATAAGTTGTGATAATTCCTGCACGAGCGTTTAACATGCGACTACAATAACTCACGAGGCAGTTGTGCGCCACCACGAAGATGGCAATGATCGCGGATTCGCCCACTTCTAGCCCATTAATACCTTTGTTATGCCATCAACTACAACAGCTCTGCAATAACCTACCAGCGTATATGTTGATGGCGTTTACGAAAAATATCGCCAGAAGCACCAACGATGCGTAGTACGCACTGCCGATGTTGATCGCATGCCCCCCTATAAGAGGCAGTACTCGCGGAACCGTGAGCACGGTTTCGCGTGGAAACGCTTTGCATATGTGTATAGCAACTGCGACGTATGATATCGCTCGAGCtgacgcactcaccaatgCCAGGGACGGCCACCTTTGAGAACCACCCGAGCTGCACGATGTCGTCAACAAGTCCCTACAATGCATTTGTTACAGGCAGTATAACAACATACAAGAATAGTCAGCGTTGTGATTGCGACCAAAGCGCAGTTGAATATAGCGATATCGTTTGGGCCGGCGTTTGCAGCGCCAAGGCCGACGAGGTAAATCAAGTAGAGAAGACATGCCCAGAGCGATCCTGGCTCGGCCACTCTTTCAGAACCTTCTTTCTGGTGCAAATTGATGTTGCAGAGGCCTGAAAACTAGATGAGCATTCACCAATGCAAAAGTTGACAACACATGATTAAAGATCATTTGCCATCAAATCAACCCCAAACAACAATTTTATCGACAGTTGGCGCATTCCGTCATTGACGGTGTAATGGCTGCCTAATGGCTCCTATTAGGCTGTTTCAAATACAACCTGATTTTTAGTTAAACAACGAGGCGCGTACCTTTCAACTGGAGGGCTTTCACCAACTTAGGAAGGGCAGAGTAGCTTGTAATTGCCAGAGGAAAGCACGTGGATAGCAGGAAGGCAGTGCGGGTGGACCAATCGTCACACATACACAGCAACGTGGCAACGACGGCGTAAGGCACGCCAAGCAGGCACGCCAAAACGACTTCAAATTTCAATGAAGGAAGCACTGTGAAGCGATGTCTTGCAGGATTGCTGATTCCGCCGCCAGCCCTCGCAGCAAAGCCCAAATCTCCGGGTTGACGCATATTTACAGATCGCTGCGCCACGTGACGAAGGTCACGGGTAAGAACATGGGCTAAAGTCTGGAATATTGGACATTGTTATTGCGGAATAAAGGCGTCCCTAGACACCTACGTTGTTTTCGCTCTATGCGTTTAGAAAGTCCACTTGCGTATATGTGTCAGGCATCGCGCCAAAATCATTCATGACCTGCACACATCGAGCTTAGACACGAATCACGGTGTCTTTAACAGCGTCTTGGGCATGTGTGGGCCACGCAGGTCTCTATGCGCTGCACTCGGTTCACATGAACCGGCAGTAGACAGTAGACAAGCAATCTCGGCTAATAGCTCACGGTAGACACGTGTGTATGTGGTTAAATACACCAAATAAACATTGTACTATAACCACGGGAAATTGTGACGTTCGAATGCGTTGTCACACGCATAAGTGTGTGTAACTCCATCTATTCGAGCGCAAGAAACGCTGGCGATTCACTGCCGCCGATTATACTACACACTGCCATTTTACCTTTACAAAATAAGTCATTCATGCGGTGGAGCAGTAGAATTTGTCATTGCTGGCACGAGGGTTAAGACGCGCGGTGGTGTGCAACAGCCCCTGCCTCTCCCGGCGGTTCCATGCAACCGGCGCCATTCCTTAAAAAACGAAAAGCACGATCACAAACAGCTACAACCAAACAACAATTTATTTTGCCTTCAAGTCCCATGGAGGCGCATAAGGGGTTTTCAAATTTGGGCGCTTTGCTGGGCTTTTACGGTCTGGCAATAGCTGGAACCGAGGAGGAAGGTACGTCCATGCTACCTAGCGCACGCTCTTTCGTCTGCGAAGGAGGCTTTATCGAGTGTTTGCGCTGACACATTTCAGGTTTTTCTCCCATCTACCGCAATACTGCATCCGAGACCTTGAAAAGGGCTAGCGACCATGGCAAATTTCAGACGATGTGAGTAGCGCCCAATCTACAAAGCCTCTCACTATCGCTGCAGGTGGGACGTGTTCCAACACGGTCTCAAAATCAATCCGGACGCTCCTTGCATCGGGAAGCGCGAGGTCAAGTCCGACGGCTCTCTAGGCGCCTATCGCTTCATGACGTACAAGGAGGTAGGGCGGTAATGTGGCACTGTGGCATATGGTACAGGTGGAATCCAAGGCATTAGTCATCGGAAGTGCCCTACACCAGCTACCGATAGAGGTGCAGCCATCATGCCACCCAAAGGTGAAGGACTCGAAGATGGTTGGGGTGTTCGTCACGAATTGTATTGAGTGGCTCATCCTCGAACAATCGTGTAACGCCTATGGATTCACGCTGGTTCCCATCTATAACACGCTTGGAAACGAGTCCATCCATACAATCCTGCGGAATTCCGGGATTAGCGTCTTGCTCTGCACACCTGCAACGGCAAAGACCATGCTCACTGTTCTTGAGTTGGGCACTGAAGGTGTGAATCTCGAGCTCATTATCCTTATCGAATGCGATGCTGTCGATGACGCACTCAAAAACAACAGCTTTGGAATCAAGTTCATGCTCTGGAGCGAACTGGAGGCTATGGGCAAGAAGAAGCCgctgccgccgtcgcccccGCACCCTGACACCTTGGCCCTGATATCGTATACGTCCGGTACCAGCGGCACCCCCAAGGGTGTTATGCTCACCCAGCAGAACGTCACCGACCTTATCGTGGTGACCTGCGAGGATCGTACGTTTACTCTCTACTCAGCATGACACTCTTTCAGACGTGAAGAAATCATTCATTGAGAATCCGATGGAGCGACACATGAGTTACCTGCCCATGGCCCACCTGTTCGAAAAGAACTTCGTGAACGCTGTATACTACTTTGGCGGGTGCATAGGGCTCTACTCCGGGGACATCAAGAAGCTACTTGACGACGTGCAGGAGTTCAAACCCACCTTCTTCGTGGGAGTGCCCCGTCTGTTCCAGCGCATCCACGACAAGGTTATGGCTGGAGTGGCACAGAAATCGTTCGTGGTGAGGGGGCTGTTCAAGGCCGGGCTGGCAGCAAAGATGAATCGCATTAACACAACTGGTAACTATTCCCATGCATTATGGGACAAGCTAATCTTCAACAAGCTGAAGCTCCTGCTAGGAGGCCAAGTGAAGTGGATGCTGGTGGGATCCTCCGGCATGAACCCCAGCGTGATTGAACGCCTGCGAGCTATATTCGGCGTGCCGCTACTCTGGGGTTACGCCCTTACCGAAAGCTGTGCCGGAAGCACGGCACAGAACTTCCACGACACCGACCCTACCAGCTGCGGAGGGCCGCTGCCAAGCCAGGAGTTCCGCCTGAGGTCCGTACCCGATCTGCAGTACGACGCCACTGCGCACCCACCGCGCGGCGAACTCCTCATCCGTGGTTACAATGTCATGCACGGCTACTATCGCGACGAAAAGGCTACACAGGAAGCCCTGGTTGATGGCTGGCTGCACACCGGAGACGTCGTGGAGATTCTACCGAGTGGAGCCATCCGCATTATAGACCGCGTGAAGAACGTCTTCAAACTGGCTCAGGGCGAATATGTGTCGCCTGGCATGGTGGAATCTGTCATTAACATGGGCACCCTGGTCGCGCAGTCCTTCGTGTTCGGCAAAAACGATGAAGTTTACACTGTCGCGGTGGTGGTACCTGACGAGGACGTCCTGAAACATTGGAAGGAGGCCAATGGCATGGGATCGCTCAGCTTCAAGGAAGTGTGCGGCCGGAAGGAGTTACGCGACGCAATCATGGCCGAGATGGAGAAGCTGTTCCAGGAGAACAACTTGAAGGGATAcgagaaggtgaaggccATTTATGTTGAGCACGAACTGTTCAGTGTTGAGAACGATCTGCTAACCGTGACCGCTAAATTGCGACGTCACAAGCTGCGGGAAAGATATGCTGCAGAAATAGATGCGCTCTACAAAGAGTTACGCGCGGCCAACAAGGCGGCCTGAGTTAGTTTGGCTACCGTTCAGCCAACCGTGAATCTATGTAATTTCCCTGTTTCATGTTACCGGTGGTTTATCACGTATTCTGTATTGTCCCTTCGATTTCGCGTGCCGAGTCTTATAGTTCCCCTAATTGGCGGTCGGGCGTGTTTGCTTAACCTACGAACTAGTTGGCGTGCCGATAGGGTTATGAAACCAAGCGGGAGGCTATGTTTATATGTCTAATTTGCCTCCACCGCTGAGCGTTTGGTGACGCGCTCCATAGCGATACACATCTGTCTAACAGTGACTGAACATATCCATGACGAAATCTCAGCTACGTAATCGGCAGCTGGCCGTTCGACAAGTATAACTTCTGTTTTTTAATCGCAGCGCAAGGGCGGTGTTACCACATCTCGCAGTACACATCCCCCAAGTCGCCAAGTTCAGATCTGGCACCCTCACGACCATTACAGCCTGGTAATCGACCAATGAGCTATTAGAAGGTCTGAAGCGTCTGCATACGACGATGGATGCTCGTGAGGAGAGGGCAGCGGAAGGCGCCACTCCCGAACTCGGGGACTCCACCTCTGCAACGTTACCTGAAGGTGAGTTCAAGCTTGAATTTGGACCCCGTAGTTGTGTTATTACACGATTCACTGTATCTCAGCCTTCGAAAACTCTGCGGGAAAAGTGGTCAAGGTCCAATTGATAAACTTTTTGAACCATGCGAACCTGTTGATCCATTGTTCACCGTACCTGAACATGATTTTCGGCA is from Babesia bigemina genome assembly Bbig001, chromosome : IV and encodes:
- a CDS encoding N-acetylglucosamine-1-phosphate transferase, putative, which codes for MRQPGDLGFAARAGGGISNPARHRFTVLPSLKFEVVLACLLGVPYAVVATLLCMCDDWSTRTAFLLSTCFPLAITSYSALPKLVKALQLKGLCNINLHQKEGSERVAEPGSLWACLLYLIYLVGLGAANAGPNDIAIFNCALVAITTLTILGLVDDIVQLGWFSKVAVPGIVAIHICKAFPRETVLTVPRVLPLIGGHAINIGSAYYASLVLLAIFFVNAINIYAVGESAIIAIFVVAHNCLELSQLIGAHNGLEAAASLERHLVSLKLTLPFLAVSAGLLCYNWYPASIFVGNIYTSMAVITQESFPNKVQGALLAANALLCGTSALMLLLFLPQIANFVLSIPQVCYKWLQAIHICVAYRNQALSAFQDPVVSYVPDLLEYSNNYTLLNALLWLLGPMAERDLSVLCLGIQVLCCVIGLAVYHFAVKHNV
- a CDS encoding -Ribonuclease BN; the encoded protein is MVICACLVAAAWTAVSAIAPPPAVGTLVTGFVAEWGFKSHKGERQLTRTLHSPVLHQSGSWNSRSYGRRRSSVNSNTNDILGGDRFLLFGDGGHDKILPTPKVSDNGGAKQTSHPRRHGVRPVGDDNSRVASTEIRAAAKTQARRQSGWDDAASEQPNSVDEVTVMYSKGLRENFTAVDPGHAATKHKSADAHHLAKPGNAGDENVSGQQESSRKQGNSHKEALYSQLVRLFESVGPVMRTDNAGLYDELQSFIADLKWDAWEAAAVSPDGIKEFYSLKLGKYKSLDMGFRRYLSEQMRRSKESLNTWPPILSNALTRLTKSLGMQHPLDVDEFLLLLDELVDRYHKHESERRSKVLHAIKDWLVNTAVAAVDFVLPLKPAERLVGALSITKSVFKWIASQILRHDGVYFTFNEFGLFKYYEMTKSYIHVPDGDSWPQDCQPLAPPGGGTWKLTFLGSGSRKASKTRVTSSIVFARSGVEHLWLFDCGEGSIIRLYATGYSDRRVRKIFLTHLHGDHSFGLFSFLSSVPGATPIEVYGPSGTAQFIANVLSSTSKSQQLRSLVVHELVAPGNEASARNERENSEKSFKINYLYPDDNMHYVAHEDDTCVVKAAPLVHTINTVGYVVQEKMVGQRYCTVGSPEPVVVSAESGDDDKCSKASVHTSQSRLPRKFVICQDTADSRLLQPLAMDADVLIHESTINMPTNAGSEMLLRLTRHVSSDPMKRTTMRMLDQLLQTEEMKFQMCHSTLSNIHYYYNRKIRALRDVIQRQETLDEALNHPDEAPEDNPASQPAAGGTNSTADNDNDLQEKRKPSWTTMVRKLIGELKLYTETQVAAKIVGNVVRLVALINELTGVSLAGKDQPKSRVMQRNMRAMASQLLRENGIQVDRKIDATGEADNSKASESIDRMAPLIFQYWSDVMGLQLPVLEQGNYSRLEWEQLYNAYARFNGHSTCLQAGEFASSIRARKLILTHFSQTCPDGPQSEHILTMTRIAHAALRGYRRHQAVKDGHKLIVGTAWDNFSLTI
- a CDS encoding fatty acyl-CoA synthetase 3, putative encodes the protein MEAHKGFSNLGALLGFYGLAIAGTEEEGFSPIYRNTASETLKRASDHGKFQTMWDVFQHGLKINPDAPCIGKREVKSDGSLGAYRFMTYKEVESKALVIGSALHQLPIEVQPSCHPKVKDSKMVGVFVTNCIEWLILEQSCNAYGFTLVPIYNTLGNESIHTILRNSGISVLLCTPATAKTMLTVLELGTEGVNLELIILIECDAVDDALKNNSFGIKFMLWSELEAMGKKKPLPPSPPHPDTLALISYTSGTSGTPKGVMLTQQNVTDLIVVTCEDHVKKSFIENPMERHMSYLPMAHLFEKNFVNAVYYFGGCIGLYSGDIKKLLDDVQEFKPTFFVGVPRLFQRIHDKVMAGVAQKSFVVRGLFKAGLAAKMNRINTTGNYSHALWDKLIFNKLKLLLGGQVKWMLVGSSGMNPSVIERLRAIFGVPLLWGYALTESCAGSTAQNFHDTDPTSCGGPLPSQEFRLRSVPDLQYDATAHPPRGELLIRGYNVMHGYYRDEKATQEALVDGWLHTGDVVEILPSGAIRIIDRVKNVFKLAQGEYVSPGMVESVINMGTLVAQSFVFGKNDEVYTVAVVVPDEDVLKHWKEANGMGSLSFKEVCGRKELRDAIMAEMEKLFQENNLKGYEKVKAIYVEHELFSVENDLLTVTAKLRRHKLRERYAAEIDALYKELRAANKAA